A genomic stretch from Litorilinea aerophila includes:
- a CDS encoding phospholipase D-like domain-containing protein produces MPNDLTFFTNEPNATLLDRFKATLQYVQFFDVLVGYFHTSGFHLLQDALDDVEKIRILVGLSVDRQAFQWIDAYQTQAPQLALDFHSSKETKELFGDQVAAKNFSPQHGATAAFGTRCRWLPRRSHWRYGDL; encoded by the coding sequence ATGCCCAACGATTTAACCTTCTTCACCAACGAACCCAACGCCACCCTGTTAGATCGCTTCAAAGCCACCCTGCAGTATGTCCAATTCTTCGACGTCCTGGTGGGATATTTCCACACCAGCGGATTCCACCTGCTCCAGGACGCGCTGGACGATGTGGAGAAGATCCGCATCCTGGTGGGGCTCAGCGTGGACAGGCAGGCGTTCCAGTGGATTGACGCCTATCAGACCCAGGCACCACAACTGGCCCTGGATTTCCACTCCAGCAAAGAGACCAAGGAACTCTTCGGCGACCAGGTAGCGGCGAAAAATTTTTCGCCCCAACACGGCGCCACGGCCGCGTTCGGGACGAGATGCCGGTGGTTGCCACGTCGATCCCACTGGCGTTACGGCGATCTCTGA